The DNA region TGCGCTCCGATACGCTACTCATGAGCGCGCGATGGTGTTGGTGCGACGGATCTTCTTGTAGAGCTGGAGCACGCCGTAGACCAGCGCTTCGGCTGTCGGCGGGCAACCGGGCACGTAGATGTCAACCGGCACGATGCGGTCGCAGCCCCGGGTTACGGCATAGGAATAATGGTAGTAGCCACCGCCGTTGGCACACGAACCCATGGAGATGACCCACTTCGGGTCGGGCATCTGGTCGTAGACCTTGCGCAGTGCCGGCGCCATCTTGTTGCACAGGGTGCCGGCCACGATCATGACATCGGACTGCCGGGGGCTGGGGCGAAAGATCATGCCGAAGCGGTCGAGATCGTAGCGCGACGCGGCCGAATGCATCATCTCGACGGCACAGCAGGCCAGCCCGAAGGTCACCGGCCACATGCTGCCGGTTCGCGCCCAGTTGATCAGGGCATCGGCACTGGTGGTCACGAAACCCTTTTCCAGCAGCGGGTTGTCGGCCTCCGGGCGCAGGATGTCATCGACCGGCCCGTCCGGTGACGGGTTATGCAGAAGATTGCTGACTACTCCCATTCCAGCGCCCCCTTCTTCCATTCGTAAATGAAACCGATGACCAGGATGAGCAGAAACACGCCCATGGCCACCAGGCCGGTCATGCCGACATGATCCAGGGCCACCGCCCAGGGAAACAGGAAGGCAATTTCCAGATCGAAAATAATGAAGAGGATGGCGACCAGGTAGAAGCGCACATCGAACTTCATGCGGGAGTCTTCAAAGGCCTCGAAGCCGCATTCGTAGGGTGAAAGCTTTTCGTCGGAGGGGTTGCGCGGTCCGAGAATACCGCCAACAATCAGCAAAGCCACACCCATCCCGGTTGCAATCGCCAGGAACAGCAGGATAGGGAAGTACTCTGCCAGCATGGTCGTACGCCGCTTGTCCGGATGCGACACCCCTGGTGGAGGGAGGCATCGCTATATTGAAAAACATGGTGCCGAAGGCCGGACTCGAACCGGCACGGCCGTAAGGCCACTGCCCCCTCAAGACAGCGTGTCTACCAATTCCACCACTTCGGCATTTGTATCAGATCCCCCGTGAAGGATTTATTCTTCCGGCGGCTCCGGGAACACTTCATCGTCCATCACGGACTCATCTTCATCCTCTTCGTCGCCCGGCAGTGCGAGGAACTCCTCGGCATCACCTGCCTCGACTTCCTCGGCCGTGGGCAGCGGCGCGACCTGGGCGGCCACACCGAGATCATCGGGCGCTTCGCCCACTCCGCCGGAGCGAGCCACCATGACCGCCATTGACAGGCTGATGGCAAAGAATCCGACACCCAGCCAGCTGGTGAGCTTGGTCAGAAAGCCGGCAGCGCCGCGCGAACCGAATACGGTGCCCGAGGCGCCTGCACCGAAGGCCGCACCCATGGTGGCACCCGGGCCCCGCTGAACCAGCACGATGGCGATCAACGCCGCGGCCAGCAGAACGTGAAATACGATTAAAACCGTGTACATTGGTTATCAGTCTCTGAACATGCTGTCTTGTCAGGCCGCCTGGTAGATGGCCATAAACGATTCGGCCTTCAGCGATGCGCCGCCAATCAGGCCACCGTCGATGTCTTCACAGGCAAACAATTCGGCGGCATTGTCGGGCTTGACGCTTCCGCCGTAAAGGATCCTGACCCGACCGCCTATTGTAGCATCCTCTGCTGACAATTGCGCACGGATACCGGCATGGATTTCCTGTGCCTGTTCCGGCGTCGCTGTCTGCCCGGTGCCGATGGCCCAGACAGGCTCGTAGGCCACCACCGCCCTGGAAAAGGCATTGATGCCGGCCGCTTCGATGACCGCACCGATCTGGCCGCCGACCACCTCGCGGGTCCGCCCGGCCTCGCGCTCGTCCAGGGTTTCCCCGACACAAAGGATCGGCTGCAGACCGGCTTCCTGGGCCGCGACGAACTTCTCGGCGACCTGCGCACTGGTTTCACCGTGCAGGGCGCGGCGTTCGGAGTGGCCCACCAGGACGTAGCCGCAGTTCCAGTCGGCCAGCATGGAACCGGACACATCCCCGGTATAGGCGCCGGAAGCATGCGGGCTCAAATCCTGCCCGCCGAGCAGCACCGGGGTGTGATCGAGTAGAGACTGCACCAGCGGGATATACGGAAACGGGGGCAGCACCATGACTTCGGCTGACCGCTCCGGGTCCAGTCGGGAAAGAATGCCGCCTATCAGACTCCGGATCTCCGGCTTCGTACCGTTCATCTTCCAGTTGCCGGCAATCAGCTTGTTTCGCATTTCGGATACCACCCCTGTTCGAGTGGGGGGAGATTTTACTGGTTTTGGGGGGGGACAACAAATGGGAAATTTGCGCTGAGTGTTAAGTGTGAGGTGTGAAGTGTTAAGTGTTAAGTGTTAAGTGTGAAGTGTGAAGTGTGAAGTGTGAAGTGTGAAGAGCGGCTTGCGGTTGGGTTGGGGTTGGATTGGCTGGCGGGGCTGCGAGGGGGATGGGGGTTAGGTGGGGGTGGGCGGCGGGGTGGGCCGCCGCCCCGGGGAGGGTTAGTCGTCGGTTTTCAGGATGCCTTCTATGTCCAGGATGATTTTGATGACTTCGGCTTCTTCGCCGAGGTCGTAGTCGATGCCGAAGTCGGCCAGGCGGAAGGTGGTGGTGCCGTGGAAGCCGCGGCGGTAGTTGCCCCAGGGGTCTTCGCCGGCGCCGACATGTTCGACGTCGATGTCCAGTTCGCGGGTGACGCCGAGCAGGGTGAATTCACCGGTCATGCGGTACTGGCCTTCTTCGACGCGCTCGAAGGCCGTCGAGCGGAAGTGGGCCTCGGGATACTCTTCCACGGTGAGGAAGTCCTCGTTGCGCAGGTGATCGTCGCGGCGCTCATGGTTCGAGTCGACACTGGCGGTCTGCACTGTCACTTCCACCGAGGAGTTTTCGGGGGTGTCGGGGTCATAGGTGAACTCGCCCTCGAAGTCGTTGAAGCGTCCATACAGCCAGGAAAAGCCCAGGTGGGAAATCTTGAACTGGATGAAGGCATGGGCGCCGGGGGTGTCAATCACGTAGTGCTCGGCATGGTTGTCGGCCTTGAGCGGAGCGGCCAGTGCCAGCAGGCAGATGGCGGCGATGATTCGGGTCTTCATGTCCTGTTCTCCTCGTGAGACGGTTTCGTTCGGATGGGCATTGTTGCTGCCGTTAGCGTTTCCGGCGGGCCGGGTTGTTCCTGGCCGCCTGGCAGTCCGTCGATGGCTGCCGGCTTGCACGCAGTGCACCCGGCAACTATCACCCGGTTTGAGACAACACCAGGTGAAGGTGATTCATCGGCGGTTCAATGAGGAGGATTATCATGGATCCCATGAGCATGAGATTCGTCCTGATTGCCGGCCTGCTGTTGCTGCCGCCTGCCGCCTGGTCCTCGGCCGATTCGCTGCATTGCGGATCGCGGCTGGTGCGCGCCGGCGACCCGATCTGGCAGGTGGCGCGCCAGTGCCCTGAACCGTTCTGGCGCGAAAGCTACGACCGGGCCAGCGGCGCCGATCGTCGGGGCCGTCCGCTCGCCATGCAGCGCGTGGAGATCTGGACACTCAATTTCGGGCAGCGCCGTTTCATGCGCCAACTGGTGTTTGTCGACGGTCGCCTGAGCCGCATCGATTCCCTGGGCTACGGCGTCGACCACCGCCCCGGAAGCCGGCGCTGCAATCCCAACGAACTGAGAAATGCGGGCGACACCATTGCCGAGGTCTTCGCCCGCTGCGGCGAGCCGGACTACAGTTACGAACTGCCTTCACCGGCCCACTACGGCTACCACGGCGGCCGGACGGACACTCGCGAAAGATTGAGCTGGACTTATGACTTCGGCCCCCGCCAGCATCCCCGGGAGTTGCTGTTTGTCGACGGCCGGCTGCACAGGATCAGGTCCGAGCGGCGTTGAGAATCCTCAGTCATCTCCCTGGCCGGCCACGGTCATTTCGTCAAGCAGCAGCGACCCGGTGCGGATGTTGTGTCGAGGATCAATATCGGTGCCGGCGGCACGCAGATTGCCCAGCATGTCGCGCAGGTGTCCGGCGATCGTGATTTCCTCCACCGGCCAGGCGATTTCGCCGTTTTCCACCCAGAAGCCCGCGGCGCCGCGGGAGTAGTCGCCGGTGACCAGGTTCACGCCCTGCCCCATGAGTTCGGTCACCACCAGCCCGCGCTCCATGTCCTGGATCAACTGCTCCTGGGTGGAAGCGCCGCCGACCAGCTCGAGGTTTCTCACGCCCCCGGCGTTGGCGGTTGTTTTCAGGCCCAGACGCCGCGCCGAATAGCTGCCCAGCACATACCGCTTGAGGACACCGGCATCGACCAGGGCCGATTCCCGGGTGGCCACGCCATCGCCATCAAAGCACGAGGAACGTGCCGCGCTCGGCAGGCGCGGCCGCTCAACCAGCGACGCCCAGTCCGGCATGACGGACTGTCCGGCCGCATCAAGCAGGTAGCTCGAGCGACGGTAGAGATTGCTGCCGGAGGCCGCGGCTACCAGGTGTCCGATCAGCCCCCGGGCCGTTTCCGGGCTGAACAATACCGGCACCCGGCCGGTCGGGATTCGTTTCGACCCGAGCCGGCGCAGCGTTCGGCGGGCGGCTTCGCGGCCGGTTACCTCTGGAGCGGCCAGCTCGCCGAAGGCACGCGCCGTGTCATAGTCGAAATCCCGCTGCATGCCGGCCTCATCACGCGCGATCAGCACGCAACTCTGGGAAAAGCGGGTACCTCGGCTGCTGGCGACAAAGCCATGGCTGTTGGCATACACGGCCACGCCGGCCTCGGTGCTGACACTGGCGCCCTCGGTATTGGCAATGCGCGTGTCGGCATCCCGGCCAACCGCCTCGATCTCTCGCGCGCGCTCGGCCAGGACATCCAGCCCGAGATCGGCGGGATGCCACAGGTCCAGGTCGGTGATGTCGGTGGCCATGAGGGCGGCATCGGCCAGGCCCGCGTCGCGGTCAGGCTGGGTGTGCCGGGCAATGGCCAGGGCCCGCTCGACGGTTTCGTCGATGACATCGGCTCTGAGGTCGCCCGTGCTGGCGCTGCCGGCGCACTGCTGCCGATAGACCGTCACTCGTACTCCGCGATCCCGGGCCTCTTCCAGGGTTTCGATTTCGCCCATTCGCACACCGGCTTCACGGGCCAGGCTGGAGTTGATGCTGACCTCGGCCTGGTCGGCACCGCCAGCCCTGGCCTGGTCGATGACCCGGGTTGCAATATCGATCAGCAAGTCGATCTCACGGTCCGGATCGTGCAGCAGGGCATTGATCCCGCTGCCTTTCAGTTCGCTGTTACTCATACCTGCAGTGTTCCTGAATTTTTTGGACCGGTTGCGGCGCCGCACCTCACCGGCACGACGCACGGAAGCAACCGGTCATCGGTCTGATCCTGGTTTCAGTCGGTTCCGCCGACAGTCAGCCCATCAATACGCAGTGTGGGCTGCCCCACGCCCACCGGCACTCCCTGGCCTTCCTTGCCGCACACGCCCACGCCGGAGTCCAGGGCCAGGTCGTTGCCGACCATACCCACCCGCGTGAGCACGTCCGGTCCGTTGCCGATCAGGGTCGCCCCCTTGATGGCCGGGCCCAGCTTGCCGTTCTTGATGCGGTAGGCCTCGGAGGCGGCAAACACGAACTTGCCGGACGTGATATCGACCTGCCCGCCGTTGAAGTTGACCGCGTAGATGCCATCGTCGACCGAGGAGATGATTTCGCCCGGATCGTGCTCACCGGGCAGCATGTAGGTATTAGTCATGCGTGGCATTGGCAGGTGGGCGAATGACTCGCGGCGACCATTGCCCGTGGGCTCGACGCCCATGAGCCGCGCATTGAGCCGATCCTGCATGTAGCCGACCAGCCGGCCGTTTTCAATCAGGGTGGTGCAGTTCGTCGGCGTACCTTCATCATCGATGCTGAGCGAACCACGACGGTCAGCCAGGGTGCCGTCATCGACCACGGTGCAGGCTTCGGTCGCCACCCGCTCACCGATGCGCCCGGAAAACGCCGAAATGCCCTTGCGGTTGAAATCCCCTTCCAGGCCATGGCCCACTGCTTCGTGCAGCAGAACGCCGGGCCAGCCGGAGCCCAGCACCACGGTCATGTAGCCGGCCGGTGCCGGCTCGGCTCCCAGGTTCACGGTCGCCTGGCGGACCGCCTCGCTGGCATGATGCTGCCAGAACTCCGGCGCCATCAGCTGCGCAATCCGGTAACGTCCGCCACCGCCGGAAAAACCCTGTTCGCGGCGGTCACCGTCTTCCATCAGCACCCGGATATCCAGACGCACCAGGGGCCTGACATCGCCGCCGACCACACCGTCGGTGGCCGTGACCAGGATCGACTCGTGACTGGCGTTGAGACTGACGCTGACCTGGCTTACCCGGTCATCGAGAGAACGCACGTAGGCATCGATGGTTCTGAGCAGCTCGACCCGGTCGGAAGCACGGCCACTGACGGTGGGGTCGTCGGAAATGTAGCGCGCCGGCACCGGTGCGGCGCGGCCCACCTGGAGACTTCCCGAACTGCCCTGGCGGGCAATTGCACGGGCACTGGCGGCCGCGTCGATCAGTGAGGGCAGGCTGATGGTGTCGGCGTAGGCAAAGCCGGTACCGGCACCGGCCACGGCGCGCACGCCAATGCCCTGGTCTGCATCGTAACTGCCGCCCTTGACGGCTCCGTCCTCCAGCGACCAGCCTTCCGACACCCGTCGCTGGAAGTAAAGCTCGCCAAAATCGATCTGGCTGGACACCAGCCGGCCCAGTGCCATTTCCAGCTCGTGCTCTCCGAGCCCGGCCGGCGTGAGCAGTTGATCGAGAACCCGTTCGTACATGAATTTGCTCGCAGACTCTATTGTGTAAGGCAACCCCTGAGATATTCGGACGACAGCGGCGCCTTTCAATCCAGGTCCAGCTCCTCGGGCAGCAGAATGCGTTCCTCGCCCTCTTCATCGGTGACCCTGGCCTCGACCAGATCGACTTCCGGCGCCTCCCAGGCCCCGGTGACCGCGTAACGAGCCTCGGCAATGCCTCGCAGGGGGCCGTCGAACAGGGTCTGCAGCACGAGACCGGCCGCCGCGCCCATCGGCCCGCCGGCCAAGCCTCCGATCAGGGGCAAGGTGCCGCCCACACCCGGCTCGACCACCAGGTACTGGTCGTAACGCCGGTCGATCAGGTCGGTCTCGCCGCTGACCTTGATACTGGCAGCCGGCGCATCAATCAGCAGCTCGTCGGTACTGGCCACGCCGTCGGCGATGCGGAACCGGCCCTCGATTCGGTCGAACTTCAGCCCCTGGGCGAAGACATCGCGGAAATCGAGCGTCAGACGGCGGGGTATGGTGCTGATGCTGATCAGGCCCAGCAGCCGACCCGCGCCGGGACGCGCCTCGGGGATCAGCCCGTCGCTGACTTCGATATCCAGTGCGCCGTCGAGACGCTGCAGCGAGAAATCATGCGGCGCCCCGGGCCAGCGCCCGGCCAGGTCGGCCTGGGCGCGTGCGGCCTGAATGCCGATTTCATAACCCAGCGCCGTCATCAGCTCGGTCAGGCTGTCGGTGATCAACCGCCCCTCGAACTCGCTGTAAGGACCGGCATCGCCCTCGACCCAGCGGCCGCGCCCCTGCAGGCTGAGCGTCTCGCCGCTGGCCTCGACCCGCTCGATTTCCACGCCGCTGTCAGTAGCGTGGCTTTCGACGCGCACCCGTCCGAGGTCGAGATCCCGGTAGCGAAGATCCTCGATCAGCAGGTGCAATGGCGGGTACCCCACCGGACTGGCGGTGGATGTCTGTCCGGGCCCCAGCTCGGCGATCAGTTGAGTCGGGTCGGGTTCGGGGCGGTCATGATCGAGATGCAGGCGGGCGAGGTCCACAGCCAGAACGCGGCCGGAATCCAGCGGCGACGGGATGGTCGCCCGCCCCCGGGCACCGTCACCATCGAAACTGGCTTCCCATGCACCCTCTTCACGAACCAGTCCCAGCTCGACGGCATCAATCGACAGGTTCTCCCAGGCCAGTCGACCCAGCGACAGCGCGATATCGGCCCGCCCCACGCCGCGGGCATCGGGCAGCGGCAGCGCATCGATCAGGCTCACCCAGGCGCCAAGATCAAGGTCGTTCAGCTGCCCCCGCACGACCGTTCCGGGGTTGTCCGGACGCGCCGGCCTGGGCTGGTGGAGACCGACTGTGGTGGTCCAGTCTCCGGCCTCGCGCCATGCCGCCATCTCCAGGCTTTCGGCCAGGCTCAGGTCGAGTTCGATATCCTGATCGACCAGGCGCACATCGGCCCTGAACGGCCAGGATTGCGGCATCAACTTGTTGGCCGGCTCGGGCAGTTCGAACCCTATGCCTTCGAGGTCGCTTTCCAGCGTGATCGACAGGCCATCCTCCACGGCATCGAGTCCCAGGCGCCAGAAAGTAGTGCCGGTGACATGCCGGGCCACCAGGTCAGCCAGCTCGTCGTCGGCCAGCAGGTCTGCCGGGTGCAGCTCGGCGCCGATATCGAGCCGCGTCGGCGCATCGAAGTCCGCGGCAAGATCCAGGGTCAGCATGCGTTGCCCGGCACGCGCCTGGAGTGCCGTTGGAACAATCCGGTGTCGATCGAAGAATGCCGCGCCATGCAATGCCGAGAGCTCGATACCCAGCGCCGGCAGGGCCACCCGGGCGTCGTTGATCTCCACTTCGCCATCAAGATGCCACTCGCTCATCTGGCGCAGCGGCAAAGTCACCTCCGTGGCAAAGGCCAGCGAACCCGACCACCGCGTCTGGTCAAACAGGGCCTGCCAGCCGGCCACCGGCATGTCGGCGAGGGTCGCGGCCAGGGCCGTGGCATCGGCATCGTCGGCGGTGGCCAGGAAAACCAGTTCCGGCTGGGTCAGGTCGCCAATGACCACCTGGTCTACCGACAATGTGGACTCGCCCAGGTGCGCCGAGGGCACCTGGCCGTAAAGTGACCGTCCGAGAAACCGGACCTGCCCTTCATGCAGGCGGGCCAGCGGCCATTCCGGCCAGTAGTCCATGCGGGCCCCGGCAAAATCGATCTCTGCCTGAAAGTCGCCGGGATCGAAATCCGCGGCGCGCTGGCCGGCGCGCATGTGAAACAGCAGTTGCCCGCTGGCATGATCCACATGCACCAGCGACTGTTCCAGCCATTCCAGTGCCCTTGGCGGCACGATGCCCCGGGGCAGCCAGGGTCGCGGATCACCGGCCTCGATGCGCTGCACGTCGATTCCGAAATCGAGGAACGGGCGTTCCGGGCCCAGGTAGATCCAGCCATCGGCCCGGGCGGAGACGATATCTCCGGCAATCGACAGCTCCCGCATCTCGATGCCTTCGGGGGCCAGCAGCAACTGGCCGGCAATGGCGTCCAGCTCAACCGACTCGCGCAGTTGCTGCGGCCACATCACGGTCGCCGGCCCCGATGGGCTCAATACGACGCGGTCACCGGCCAGACCCAGTTCAAGGTCCAACCCTTCGACGCCCGGAACGGGGCCGGTAGGGGCCAGCACGAGCTCCCGGATCCG from Wenzhouxiangella sp. AB-CW3 includes:
- the pmbA gene encoding metalloprotease PmbA gives rise to the protein MSNSELKGSGINALLHDPDREIDLLIDIATRVIDQARAGGADQAEVSINSSLAREAGVRMGEIETLEEARDRGVRVTVYRQQCAGSASTGDLRADVIDETVERALAIARHTQPDRDAGLADAALMATDITDLDLWHPADLGLDVLAERAREIEAVGRDADTRIANTEGASVSTEAGVAVYANSHGFVASSRGTRFSQSCVLIARDEAGMQRDFDYDTARAFGELAAPEVTGREAARRTLRRLGSKRIPTGRVPVLFSPETARGLIGHLVAAASGSNLYRRSSYLLDAAGQSVMPDWASLVERPRLPSAARSSCFDGDGVATRESALVDAGVLKRYVLGSYSARRLGLKTTANAGGVRNLELVGGASTQEQLIQDMERGLVVTELMGQGVNLVTGDYSRGAAGFWVENGEIAWPVEEITIAGHLRDMLGNLRAAGTDIDPRHNIRTGSLLLDEMTVAGQGDD
- a CDS encoding NADH-quinone oxidoreductase subunit A, encoding MLAEYFPILLFLAIATGMGVALLIVGGILGPRNPSDEKLSPYECGFEAFEDSRMKFDVRFYLVAILFIIFDLEIAFLFPWAVALDHVGMTGLVAMGVFLLILVIGFIYEWKKGALEWE
- a CDS encoding YhdP family protein, with the translated sequence MIRRLVGLLFYACALVIIGLAIVVGVGRALAPHADEMRPWLEVALTDRLGLPVAIERVEAHWPRLTPQLQLNGVRVGEPDAPLASIDSASLDVHLPGLAGGAGNLFDLTVIGLDVELTEDEDGSWGLQLVRGGQLGGGDGLPAERVLTGNLLLREVEVRIQPQEWPATAWHLPEAELERSAERTALIGRIHPQADAASVLELRLLADHAAGSLEAIRAWFGLPGLDLGADLFAPFVPEAVDTRERLLQADLWLDWSRESGAGLSLDFALTGGEDEAVSGTLLAERIGRRVDLNLPEMKIGDEPVVSGLALAWHDRRAALAFDALDLDRLHRLLAPVSGLLPWWPERLEGQVDSVSLMLDLDESLHAVNGRIRELVLAPTGPVPGVEGLDLELGLAGDRVVLSPSGPATVMWPQQLRESVELDAIAGQLLLAPEGIEMRELSIAGDIVSARADGWIYLGPERPFLDFGIDVQRIEAGDPRPWLPRGIVPPRALEWLEQSLVHVDHASGQLLFHMRAGQRAADFDPGDFQAEIDFAGARMDYWPEWPLARLHEGQVRFLGRSLYGQVPSAHLGESTLSVDQVVIGDLTQPELVFLATADDADATALAATLADMPVAGWQALFDQTRWSGSLAFATEVTLPLRQMSEWHLDGEVEINDARVALPALGIELSALHGAAFFDRHRIVPTALQARAGQRMLTLDLAADFDAPTRLDIGAELHPADLLADDELADLVARHVTGTTFWRLGLDAVEDGLSITLESDLEGIGFELPEPANKLMPQSWPFRADVRLVDQDIELDLSLAESLEMAAWREAGDWTTTVGLHQPRPARPDNPGTVVRGQLNDLDLGAWVSLIDALPLPDARGVGRADIALSLGRLAWENLSIDAVELGLVREEGAWEASFDGDGARGRATIPSPLDSGRVLAVDLARLHLDHDRPEPDPTQLIAELGPGQTSTASPVGYPPLHLLIEDLRYRDLDLGRVRVESHATDSGVEIERVEASGETLSLQGRGRWVEGDAGPYSEFEGRLITDSLTELMTALGYEIGIQAARAQADLAGRWPGAPHDFSLQRLDGALDIEVSDGLIPEARPGAGRLLGLISISTIPRRLTLDFRDVFAQGLKFDRIEGRFRIADGVASTDELLIDAPAASIKVSGETDLIDRRYDQYLVVEPGVGGTLPLIGGLAGGPMGAAAGLVLQTLFDGPLRGIAEARYAVTGAWEAPEVDLVEARVTDEEGEERILLPEELDLD
- the secG gene encoding preprotein translocase subunit SecG; the protein is MYTVLIVFHVLLAAALIAIVLVQRGPGATMGAAFGAGASGTVFGSRGAAGFLTKLTSWLGVGFFAISLSMAVMVARSGGVGEAPDDLGVAAQVAPLPTAEEVEAGDAEEFLALPGDEEDEDESVMDDEVFPEPPEE
- the tldD gene encoding metalloprotease TldD: MYERVLDQLLTPAGLGEHELEMALGRLVSSQIDFGELYFQRRVSEGWSLEDGAVKGGSYDADQGIGVRAVAGAGTGFAYADTISLPSLIDAAASARAIARQGSSGSLQVGRAAPVPARYISDDPTVSGRASDRVELLRTIDAYVRSLDDRVSQVSVSLNASHESILVTATDGVVGGDVRPLVRLDIRVLMEDGDRREQGFSGGGGRYRIAQLMAPEFWQHHASEAVRQATVNLGAEPAPAGYMTVVLGSGWPGVLLHEAVGHGLEGDFNRKGISAFSGRIGERVATEACTVVDDGTLADRRGSLSIDDEGTPTNCTTLIENGRLVGYMQDRLNARLMGVEPTGNGRRESFAHLPMPRMTNTYMLPGEHDPGEIISSVDDGIYAVNFNGGQVDITSGKFVFAASEAYRIKNGKLGPAIKGATLIGNGPDVLTRVGMVGNDLALDSGVGVCGKEGQGVPVGVGQPTLRIDGLTVGGTD
- the tpiA gene encoding triose-phosphate isomerase, producing the protein MRNKLIAGNWKMNGTKPEIRSLIGGILSRLDPERSAEVMVLPPFPYIPLVQSLLDHTPVLLGGQDLSPHASGAYTGDVSGSMLADWNCGYVLVGHSERRALHGETSAQVAEKFVAAQEAGLQPILCVGETLDEREAGRTREVVGGQIGAVIEAAGINAFSRAVVAYEPVWAIGTGQTATPEQAQEIHAGIRAQLSAEDATIGGRVRILYGGSVKPDNAAELFACEDIDGGLIGGASLKAESFMAIYQAA
- a CDS encoding NuoB/complex I 20 kDa subunit family protein, which encodes MGVVSNLLHNPSPDGPVDDILRPEADNPLLEKGFVTTSADALINWARTGSMWPVTFGLACCAVEMMHSAASRYDLDRFGMIFRPSPRQSDVMIVAGTLCNKMAPALRKVYDQMPDPKWVISMGSCANGGGYYHYSYAVTRGCDRIVPVDIYVPGCPPTAEALVYGVLQLYKKIRRTNTIARS
- a CDS encoding DUF2845 domain-containing protein; the encoded protein is MSMRFVLIAGLLLLPPAAWSSADSLHCGSRLVRAGDPIWQVARQCPEPFWRESYDRASGADRRGRPLAMQRVEIWTLNFGQRRFMRQLVFVDGRLSRIDSLGYGVDHRPGSRRCNPNELRNAGDTIAEVFARCGEPDYSYELPSPAHYGYHGGRTDTRERLSWTYDFGPRQHPRELLFVDGRLHRIRSERR
- a CDS encoding YceI family protein, which produces MKTRIIAAICLLALAAPLKADNHAEHYVIDTPGAHAFIQFKISHLGFSWLYGRFNDFEGEFTYDPDTPENSSVEVTVQTASVDSNHERRDDHLRNEDFLTVEEYPEAHFRSTAFERVEEGQYRMTGEFTLLGVTRELDIDVEHVGAGEDPWGNYRRGFHGTTTFRLADFGIDYDLGEEAEVIKIILDIEGILKTDD